tcagaccttctacaggaggacagatcagaccttctataggaggacagatcagaccttctataggacagatcagaccttctacaggaggacagatcagaccttctacaggaggacagatcagaccttctataggagtacagatcagaccttctacaggaggacagatcagaccttctacaggaggacagatcagaccttctataggagtacagatcagaccttctacaggaggacagatcagaccttctacaggaggacagatcagaccttctacaggaggacagatcagaccttctacaggaggacagatcagaccttctacaggaggactaTATGTGAATACACCGTGTATCAGCATTACTGGAACATATGTAATTGAATGGATAAATTAAAGGGGAGCATGAACAGATTGATGAATCCTGTAGCCTAGTGTAGTAGTGTGAGCACCTACCGGTCCCCTCCAGGGTTGGGCTCCCCTACTATGGTGATCAGTAGCCTGGGCATTATGCCAGCAGGGAGAGGCAGTTCGTAGGGCACTGGCTGAAGCTGATAGTGCATAAACAGTACAGGTTCTGGAAGGGCAATAGTAAAGGGCTTAAAGACGAAACTAATAGAAATTGCCTTTCTCAACAACAGATCCAATAGAAGTACACATTTCAATATTAATAAGTACACATTTCAATATTAATAAGTACACATTTCAATAAAAACGAGTACACAtctcaataaaaataaaagaggaTTGGATTAAGAATTGGTAAGAATATTGAATATATGAGCTTTATTAAGTGACATTGTATCAGGTTTCAAGAGAAATTGACCACTGTCCAGTGGTGCCACTAAAACTGTCACTTAGTTATAATTAAGACATAGTAGATACATCCTTATTATATCAAGGACGAAATACAAAATCTAGTTTCCTGACAAATTCAAAACATTTCCTTATTGATAAAAAATAAAACTCTCACGATGAGTAATGAAATGACTATGTTGGCTAACTCTAGAACCTCGCCTACATTCCAAACGCCACTGGAAAAATGagtcacccccctccctcccttaagAAGTCTCCACTACGCCCTTCACCAAACAAACCAGAACCTGACACTCTACATGAGCCTAATAGGGCCGAGTCTCAACAGGATTAACTGGATGAGTTGAAACGTCATTTCCTTCAACCAGTGGTACcacctgtgtatatatatatacatacagatGGTATatattaattaaaaaaaatatatatatacacaggtggtatatattaaatatatatatatacatacagatGGTATATattaatttaaaaatatatatatatacacaggtggtatatattaaatatatatatagcatCACCTCTTGATTAATTTAACTTAAACGGGCATACATCCCAAACTACTTCTCTAAACACTGCAatgcaaaataataataataataatcagaacACAAGTGATAGTATTCTTTATTTCAAATATTTAACACAATTGGACATTTTATCAACGCTGGCAAAACACACAAGTACAGGACGATTACTACCCAAATGATGTTtggcttttcattttttttttttttagaaagtagcaaataaaatgttattattAAAGATAAGTGTGACTTAATGAAAGTTTAAGAGTGAAATAATATGaaatgtgatgtttcacaaaaagCCTATGTATTGCACTTGAATGACAGCAAACAAACCCCCCCCAGGTATTAGCTAGTAAATACCTCTTCAACCAAACCCCCCAGGTATTAGCTAGTAAATACCTCTTCAACCAAATACATGATGCTGCTGCTTTCTTGTTTTTCTTAAACCAAACCACAAGGTGATTTTCTGTGGCTGGTGTCCTCATCTGACTGAAAATCTGAAGAGTTCAGTGCTTTCAAAAATGTGGTGGATATGGTATATTATGTCTGGGCTGAAAGACAAGAATACATACGATATTACTGTAAATGATACATTGCAATATTACTGTAAATGATACATTACGATATTACTGTAAATGATACATTACGATATTACTGTAAATGATACATTACGATATTACTGTAAATGATACATTACGATATTACTGTAAATGATACATTACGATATTACTGTAAATGTTCTGTTGTTTTGCCTTGCCTTGTCTTTTGCGGTTTGCGCCCTGCAGAAAACACCTCAGACCAGTATAATGTTATTGCAGTGCTGTTTCTAGGAGACAAACACCATTTTACAGCCCTGCAGCAAATCTCTGATCCACCATCCTGACTGCTGCGCTTAATGTAAGCTTGCAAAATCAGGAAGGTAAAACGAGGCaagaaccccccccaaaaaagagcCACACCACGTATACAGAGATCCTCTGGTGAAGACTAGGACAGAAGTACACCAGGAAggaagcaagcaagcaagcagcaACGTGTGGTGTTTTAAAAGCATGTATTTACTCACCAGCATGCCTCCTGGAGCTGCTTGCCCCCCGTATGGTCCCATGGGCCCTGGGTGGCCGGGTTGGGAAGGGAAGCCTCCACCACCGCGAGGACCCCATGATCCAGGGGGGATGGGAGGGAAGGCTCCACCAGGGAAGGTGCCTCCTGCAGGAGAGAAGGCAGCTCCTGGACCTCCAGGCCCATACATCCCCCCACCAGGCTGGGCTCCTGGGTAAGGCACATTGGGGTAGGGTCCTGTTGGTGCTCCGGGGCTAGTTTGGAAGGGTCCAGACGGGTACTGCATGGGGGCTCCAGGGAACTGTCCAGGGGCTCCAGGCCCGGGTGGGTACTGTCCTGGGGCTCCAGGTCCAGCTGGGTACTGTCCTGGGGCTCCAGGTCCAGCTGGGTACTGCCCCGGAGCTCCTGGCCCAGCTGGGTACTGTCCTGGGGCTCCAGGTCCAGCTGGGTACTGTCCCGGGGCTCCAGGTCCAGCTGGGTACTGTCCCGGGGCTCCTGGCCCAGCTGGGTACTGTCCTGGGGCTCCAGGTCCAGCTGGGTACTGTCCCGGGGCTCCTGGCCCAGCTGGGTACTGTCCCGGGGCTCCAGGTCCAGCTGGGTACTGTCCCGGGGCTCCAGGCCCAGCTGGGTACTGCCCCGGAGCTCCTGGTCCAGCTGGGTACTGTCCCGGGGCTCCAGGTCCAGCTGGGCACTGTCCCGGGGCTCCAGGCCCAGCTGGGTACTGTGCCGGTACCCCTGGGCCGGGCGGGAACCCACCAGGGGCAGAGGGAGCTCCAGGATACTGCCCTGGTGCTCCGGGACCGGAAGAGAAGGATCCTTGACTTCCAGGGAACTGCCCTGGGGCCCTTGGACCAGACTGTGGCCCCCCAGGGAATCCCCCAGGAGCAGAGGGCTGTGTGGGGGCTCCGGGGGCCGCACCAGGCCATCCTGGGTTAGTGGGCGGAGGGGCGTTGGGGGCGGATGGGTTGGGGTTAGCCGCTTTCTCAGCTTGGCCCGGGACATCGTCAGCTATGGCATCTGCCAGCTACATACAAGAAAAACAGGGAGGTTGCTACCATGATCTTCACCAACACATTTACCATCTTAAAACAGGCATACCTTGATAATAAACGTGATTAATAAAAGTAGCTAACTCA
This genomic stretch from Oncorhynchus keta strain PuntledgeMale-10-30-2019 chromosome 29, Oket_V2, whole genome shotgun sequence harbors:
- the LOC118362212 gene encoding calcium-binding protein P-like isoform X1, giving the protein MDFSLADAIADDVPGQAEKAANPNPSAPNAPPPTNPGWPGAAPGAPTQPSAPGGFPGGPQSGPRAPGQFPGSQGSFSSGPGAPGQYPGAPSAPGGFPPGPGVPAQYPAGPGAPGQCPAGPGAPGQYPAGPGAPGQYPAGPGAPGQYPAGPGAPGQYPAGPGAPGQYPAGPGAPGQYPAGPGAPGQYPAGPGAPGQYPAGPGAPGQYPAGPGAPGQYPAGPGAPGQYPAGPGAPGQYPPGPGAPGQFPGAPMQYPSGPFQTSPGAPTGPYPNVPYPGAQPGGGMYGPGGPGAAFSPAGGTFPGGAFPPIPPGSWGPRGGGGFPSQPGHPGPMGPYGGQAAPGGMLPRHNIPYPPHF
- the LOC118362212 gene encoding calcium-binding protein P-like isoform X2 — encoded protein: MDFSLADAIADDVPGQAEKAANPNPSAPNAPPPTNPGWPGAAPGAPTQPSAPGGFPGGPQSGPRAPGQFPGSQGSFSSGPGAPGQYPGAPSAPGGFPPGPGVPAQYPAGPGAPGQCPAGPGAPGQYPAGPGAPGQYPAGPGAPGQYPAGPGAPGQYPAGPGAPGQYPAGPGAPGQYPAGPGAPGQYPAGPGAPGQYPAGPGAPGQYPAGPGAPGQYPAGPGAPGQYPAGPGAPGQYPPGPGAPGQFPGAPMQYPSGPFQTSPGAPTGPYPNVPYPGAQPGGGMYGPGGPGAAFSPAGGTFPGGAFPPIPPGSWGPRGGGGFPSQPGHPGPMGPYGGQAAPGGMLKQHCNNIILV